The bacterium genomic interval CCGCGGCTGGTGCAACGGGCTTTGAGGGAAAAATCGACGCATGGCGCTTAAGGAAGTGATCGCCATCGTCCGGCCGGAGAAAGCCTTGGAAACCGAGGAAGCCCTGTTCAAGAGCGGCGCCCTCTTCGTCAGCCGCCATTCGGTCTTCGGCCGCGGCAAGGAGATGGGCCAGCAGTTCTTCCGCTCCTGGTTCCGGCTC includes:
- a CDS encoding P-II family nitrogen regulator — encoded protein: MALKEVIAIVRPEKALETEEALFKSGALFVSRHSVFGRGKEMGQQFFRSWFRLKSRSSSYLRKTKFSALVEEKDLAKLIQQLIAKNRSKTFGDGRIFVLPAAGD